The sequence CCATGGCCATCTCCTATCCTCCCGCTCAGGAGATCGACCGTACCTTTGCGGCCATTTACAGCATGCTGAGTGTGGGAAAAGGTATCATGCCTTCCGGCATAAGCCTCCAAGTCGCCCAGCAAAAGCTTATCGACCGCTACCGTAGCCAAAAGTGGATCGTAACCACCTTATAAAGTACATGTTTCATGGCGTGTTTTGACCGCATAGCTTTGTGGAAAAAGCAAAAGTGATGAACCTACAAGAAGAAATGGCCGCCCTTGTCAAAGAGTACAAGAGCAGCGGTCTGACGCAGAAATCCTTCAGTGCGCGAAAGGGGATCGGTTATCCCAAGTTCAATTATTGGTACCGAAAGCTGGCGGGGGAACAGGTCCGGGAACCCACTGGTTTTCTACCGGTCCGTACCCAGGGCAGCAGTGTTCCTGCAGAGGCGGTGGAAGTGGTGTACCCGAACGGGGTAAAGCTGCGGGTGCCGTCCGAGGACCTATCGCTGTTGTCCAACCTGATCAGGCTGTACTGATGTTTTCGCTGGGCTCCCACCACCAATATTTCCTGTACCGCAGCCCGGTTGACATGCGCAAAGGGTTCAACGGGCTTTCCGGGATCGTCACCAATGAACTGGACCGTGACCCGGTCTCCGGGGAAGTGTTCGTCTTTGTCAACCGCCACCGCAACCTGATCAAACTCCTGCACTGGGAGAAGGGCGGTTTCGTGGTCTATTACAAACGATTGGAAAAAGGCACTTTCCTGCTCCCGGAGGACAGGGGTGACGGCGTGCTGGATTGGCCCGAACTGGTGCTGATGGTCGCGGGCATCCAGGTGGAAGGCTACCGGCAGCGTCCCCGGTATATCCCCGGTTGATTTTTTTTACTGACCCGTGTTCAGCTTTTCGGGGCTGTATGCCCTTCTGTTAGTCCTACGGACAGCTTTTTGAAGCCAGAATGGCCGAAATCATCTCCTGAGGTTTTTTTCCACAGGGGCTGTGGAAAAAAAGTCCATGGTTTTATAAGCGGGAGGTTTTATTTTCGGGCATGTCAAAGCCACTCGACCAGTTGACCAAAGCCGAACTGCTTGCCCTGCTGCAAAAGTCAGAGCAACAGGTGGCCGACCGTGAGCGGGTGATAGCCGAGAAGGAACGTATCCTGGCCGAGAAAGAAGCTTATGAGAAGCAGTTGTTGGCGATGATCGAGAAGTTCAAGCGCATGTCCTTTGCCCAGAAGCGGGAGCGCTTTTTAGGGAACAAGGACCAGATGGCCCTGCCCTTTGAACCTGACCAAGAGCAAGAACAGCAACAGCAGGAAGGGTTTTCCCGCAAGGTGGAATACATCCGCAAGAAACGTCCCGCCCATACGGGCAGACAGCCCTTGCCCGACCACCTTCCCGTGGAAGAGATCGAGATCCATCCGGAAGGGGACCTTTCCGGCATGGAGTGTATCGGCAAGGAAGTGACCGAAGAGCTGGACTATATCCCTGCCCAATATATCCGCAGAAGATACATCCGCTATAAGTATGCCCCAAAGGACAGGTACAGCAGTGCCGGGGTAAAGATCGGCCTGTTGCCGGAAAGGGCCATTCCAAAGGGCATCCCGGGTTACGGCCTGCTCACCGACATCCTTACAAGGAAATACCTGGAACATATGCCGCTGTACCGGCAGGCGCAGCGTTTCAAACGGGAAAAGATCCCCATAGCGCCCACCACACTTGAGGGATGGGTGAAACAGGGGCTGGAAAAACTCGAACCCCTGTACGACTGTCTGGTGGACGACACCAAGGCCATGGGCTATCTTATGGTGGACGAGAGTACCATCCGGGTATTGGACAGCGACAACAAGAAGGGCGCCTGCCACACGGGTTACTACTGGGTATACCATAACCCTTTGGAAAACACCGTACTCTTTGATTACCGGCCTACCCGGAGCAAGGAAGGCCCCAGTGCCATACTGGAAAACTTTCAGGGCTACCTGCAGAGTGATGGATATGGCGTGTACGAACATTATGTGGCCAATAAGCAGGTCACCCACCTGGCCTGTTGGGCACATGCAAGGAGAAAGTTTTTTGAGACCTTGGTGGAAAACAAGAAGGCCGCTTCCGAGGCCCTGGGCTTTATCGGCAAGCTTTACGATGTGGAAAGAAAGGCCAAGAAGGAAAACCTCTCTGCCGAAGACCGCAAGAAGCTCCGTTTGGACGAGGCCTTGCCGGTGATCAACAAAATGTCCGAGTGGATCAAGAAGCAGCTGCCCAAGGCCCTGCCCAAAAGTGGGCTGAGAAAAGCCCTGTTCTACTCGGCAAACAGATGGGCCGAACTGTCCAATTACCTGTATGACGGTAAACTGGAGATCGACAACAATCCCGTGGAAAGGGAAATCAGATCAATGGTGGTCGGCAGAAAAAACTACCTGTTTGCCGGCTCCCATAAAGCGGCCCAAAGGGCGGCCATGATCTATTCCTTCTTCGGCATCTGTAAATTACATGACGTCAATCCCCAACAGTGGCTCGAACATGCTCTGAGAAATATCATGACCACCAACCATAAGAACATCCGTGACCTATACCCACAAAACTTTAACCAAACAACACGCGGTTAATAGGGCGGTTACAGTGGATCAGCCCCCAAACGCTCGAAAACAGCCGTGTATACGCCGAAAATATCGCCAAGCAGGTCTTGGCCTACAGCAAAAGTGACGGATATGGCAAGCTCAGCACCCTCCCGCGCTACGCCCCTGCCCAGGAGCCAGGCACTTGGTATCCCACGCCTCCGGCGTACCTTGGGGCCATCGATCCGGAGTGGAAGACCATCCGCCCTTTTTACCTGTCCGACCTGCCCCAATTTAAGCCCCGGCCGCCTGCCCCGTACTCCATGGACAGCACCAGTGACTTTTACCTGCTGACCAAAGAAGTTTATGACACGACCAAGGTCTTGACCAAGGAGCAGCGCTTGATTGCCAATTTCTGGGACTGCAATCCCTTTATGGTGTCTTACAGCGGGCATATGGCCATTGGGCTGAAGAAAATCAGTCCGGGTGGCCACTGGGTAAACATCACCGGCATCGCCTGCAAAAAGGCGGGGATTACCTTTGCCGAAACCGTGGAAGTCCATGCCCTCCTCTCCACGGGGCTGCACGATGCCTTTATCAGCTGCTGGGAAGAAAAATACGACTCCGACAGGATCCGGCCAGAGACGGTCATCAACCGCCACATCGACCCCACATGGCGCCCCATCCTCCAAACGCCCCCTTTCCCGGAATACACCAGTGGACACAGCGTGATCTCCAGGACCAGCGCCACCCTCCTCACCTACTATTTTGGGGATCATTTTGCCTATACGGATACCTCAGAAGAGTATTTTGGCCTGCCACCACGAAAATTCACATCCTTCCTACAGGCTTCTGACGAAGCGGCCATTTCCAGGCTCTACGGAGGCATTCACTTTCGCGACGCCATCGAAGTAGGCGTCAAACAAGGCCACAAAATCGGAAATTATATCATCGGACTGCTGGAAAAGGAGAAGGTGGTGGAGCGGTGATTGGGGTGTTATTAGTTTTTTATTCAATATTATTAATTTCTTTAAGGTGTTGATCAATTTCAAACCAGACATTTTCATTTCCTCCTTCTTTGTAAAAAACAATGTTTTTATTGTTATCAATTATAATGTTTTTGGGATAAGTATTTCCAAATAAAACCCTATCATTTTCAGAAATGAACGTTATATCATATTCAAAATCATTTTTTTCTAAAAAGCTAGATACTTTATCTTTTGAGTCATCGGTTATTGATACAAACCTTACATCGTTATCGGAATATTTGCTGACTAATTTATTCAATCCTGGAATTTCTTTTCTACAAGGTGCACACCAAACAGCCCACCAATTAACAACAATAGTTTGCCCGTTGAAATTATCCAAATCGAATTTCTCTCCGTTAATATCTGTTAGTTCGATTGAAGGAAATATTTTTCCTTTAACCAGAGGTTTGTCGATTGTTAAAACAGTTAGTGAGTCAGTTAAGATTGATTGGTTAACCCAAGAATAAGTGATACTGTTTTTTAGTGTGTCAATTTTTTTTATTCTTAAAGAAACTCGGTTTATTGAATTATTAAACTCGATATCGATATCGTTCTCTTTTATATTTTCTGAATCTGGGTTTAAATCAACTGTGCTAAATTGTTTTATTTGCTTGTTTGAAGCTAGTGCAATCCAATTTCCAGATTGTTCTCCTTGCTTAAGAAATCCAATATAAATATCGATTGAATCATTATTGGATTCCAAAATAGAATGGCTTTGAATTTTAAAGGGCAGGTTTTTTTCAATAGGTTCTAAAATTTCAGGAAAACCTTTTTGAAACTCCACAGTTTTATATGAACTTTTTTGTTCTTTCTGACAACTACCTAAAAATGTCAATATTAACATCAAAAAGAAATTGTTTTTCAGCATCATTAGTGATTTAGATTGTTGTTAACGGTCTCGTATAACCGTCAGTTACGGGTTTAAAGATAGTGTTTTTCAGTTTAGCACAGACGATAGCAATTCCGAGTGGATTCGGACAGCCTGTCCCGAACTTACTTCGGGATAGTCGAATCCGCCGTAATTGCGGTTATACATTGTTATAGTGCATTTTTATTTTTTCAAGTCCGTTATATAACTCCGTTACTTTTGGATAAAGTTTTCGTGTCATATATTCATCGAAACCTCTATCAAAACCATACTTTATTAGAGTTTCTCCAAATTCTTTATTCAGTTCGTCTATTAACTTTCCTTTTCGTTTTGTTATAATCTTTCCATTGTCAGTAATCCGCTTTTCATAGTGGTTTTGAAAAATGTGAGAAGAACTATGCCTTTTGTATTCTATAAATTCAAATTCCGATTCAGAGAAGAGTGATTTTAAATTTTTAAGACCATTTATAAGCTCCAAATAAAATTCTTTCTTTTTGAGATTTTGACTGGTTTTTACGTGTTCAAATACTTTTTTTGAGTATTCAATTCCTACAGTTGTTAGTTCGTAAAAGACTACATAAAGTGAACTTTGATAAATTGAATCATATTCCTTGTTCAGTTCGCTATTCAAGTAGAATAACTTTCTTAACCATTGAACAAATAATTCTTCATTCGCAAGGGTTTGCAAAATGTTGTCAAATTTGAATTTTTCATACTCAATTTTATTCATTGTTCTGATTTTTTTCAAATGCACTAAATCGGTCGAGGCTAAAAACAGTTGGGCATTTTATACCCTAATTTTTTCAGTTTAGCACTGACCTTTGTTTTACTTTTTTTCGTTTATTAACTTGATTATCGGTTATTTATAGTCATTGTTGTGCACAGTTATTTTCTTCCGCTTTTTCAAGGTTGTCAAGAACGATAGTAGTTACTTCTACTGACATTCCAATAAGTTCTTTATTTCTTGTGTACTGAGGTTCGTCCAACTCCATTTTACATCCATGAAAAAGATTATCCCGTACTTGTTTAACTATTGTGAGCAGAGCAACAAATGGACTTTTTGTCCATGCCTCTCCAATTTCATTTTCGTTACTTGTATCATGAAATTTCTCCTCAAACAGATCGCAAAAATATCTTAGATAGAATGTCGCTCTTTGAAGGGAAACTGTTGGTTCAAAGTCCATCCTTGAACTGCCTACTGGTGGATAAGAGGAAAATTTTCGAGCAATAGATTTCGTATCTTTTCTAGCCCAATAAAATTCGCCAAATTCTTTGTCAAATTGATCTATATGATTATTCCCATTGTAGCGATTTTGCCAATATGATTCGAGCCATTCATAGTGTTCATGAAGTGTCCTCCTAATGCTTAGGTTCTCCTTGTCTTGAGCAAGTCTCTCTCTAAATAGTCTGATTTGTAAAGCCTTCATTAGAAATTTGAGTTTATTCCATTAACCTAAACCAATCTTTCACTGTCAACTCTAGTCTTACGACTTCATCTTCGGCCAAAGGACTGCAATGAGCGATTGGGCCCCGAAGCTGATTCAAATTGGTCATTATTTTTTGGAAGGATCTTTTACCCCGCTTAAATAGCTCTTCAAAGGCCTCCCAGTTACCCGTTACAATTTGGCTTAGTTCTCCAAATGTCGTGTAATCAATTTTTTCATCTGACCTGATAGTGAAGCCCGAATCTTCATCTCTTTTTATATTTTTCTCAACGTTTACCTTAATCGGTTCTGCCACTTGATCTACCCACCAATTAACTCCATACCTTTCCTCCATCAATTGGAGGATTAAGGCTCTAATTGATTTTTCTAAGCAATAGAAGACCTCATAATGCTCGGCCATTGATTTTGCCTCCCTTCTAAATTCAGAGTCAAATTGTAGATAGTATTCTTTTTTTTGAACCTCTTGTTTAGGATTTCTTTCAAGATCTATGTCAAAATCCTTCTCAATTTTATCTAACTGGTGTTCAGTTAGCGAGTTAGCCATTGCAAACAATTTAATCTTATCTAAATTACTCATCTAATAGATTTTCTTTGAGTGATTTAAAAATGGCATCATAAATAGCTGGATCATCTGTTTTAGGTAAAACTAAGTTGATGGTGTAATTAAGGCCTAATTTCAATTCGGAAGATTGTGCTTTTTGGATTGGAACGGGCAAATTGGAAGGTGTTTGTTCTTTAGTCTTTTCAGCTGGTTTTTCTTTTTTCGGTACAGTTGCTTCGAAATCTGCAAATTCCTTTGCATTTTTGAATGAATTGTAAATTGCTTTAACTGTGCTATTGTCATGTGGTTTTCCTGTTACTTCTGAAATAAGTTTCTTAAGCTCTTTATCAGCAAGGTCATGTGCATATTCGTTCCGAGTGTATAACTCTATGTAACCGGTTTTAAGTGCTTTAGCCATAGCTGCACCTCTATAATCTGGATTTCTAAAATTTTTATAAATCTGAGTCGGAGTCCCATCTTGATTTAACAAATCACATTTTTTCGCCCATGAAATGAAAGTTTTTTGATTGCCTCCGGTAAACCCAAGTTTAGTCCCAAGAAAGTCGTAATTAAAATTTTCTGGTACGCTTGCCTCAATTATTTTATTAAGAATTTTTGGTAAGGTACCTGGTGAACTCATGTATGGTAAATCTTTACTCATAATTATTCGGTTTTAAATAATGCACAACGGTCCAGCTATGAGCAGTAGCATCCCGCAGGGTGCTGTTGCTTATAGCCTTTGTTAGCTACAGATTTTTATCTCATCATATTTTTTCTCATTCTTCTATCAAGCATTTGGATTCTTTCATGAATTTCACTCATTCGCATTATCAAATCCATAAATTCTTCATCTACTGGCATCTTCTGTCCACTGTACCTATCAACTAACTCTTTTAGACGGTAAATCATGTGCTCTAATTCTTTGTTAAAGTGCCTATATTCATCATAGAACATCATTGCCTGTTTGTCTCCTTTTTCTCTTAAAACTTCATTTAAATAATCAGGGGGCATTAATATTTCGGGTGAACGAAGAATTTTTTGATTAATTCTGGTTAACTCAAGAAGTTCTTCAAGTATTTCCTGTTTTTCCTTTTCAGGTTCTTCTGTGTCAGCCTCTTCTGTTTTGAATTCTTCGGCTACTTTTTTAATTCTTCTTGAAGTGTAGGATACCATGCTTTAAATGCCTTCTCAACCATTTCATCACTTAGCTTAGTGTCTCCGCATGCCTTATTAATGGTTTTAATCAACTTCAATACATCTTCCTGATTATGAACTGTTGATTGGAATTGAAGAATTGGGCCATTTATTTCGGACCTTTTTATGTCAAATAAAAATGGACTAACATAAGACTTCTCCAGTTTCTTAGATAATGCGCCTGCTTCAAATGTCAGCCAAGGAGCATGAAGATTATCCTTAGTCACGCACAGAATTCCAAAGCCTGAATCTTCAAGTTCTTTTGCAATGTCCGTACTCCAACGAGCTCCTTTGTCGATATCCTCTGAGCTGACATATGGTTCAATAGATTGGATTACTGATGGCAACCAGTCTCTAAGTGTTAATGCAACCTTATGGCTTTTAGTGCCTGACCAACTTAAAAATACTTTCATTTTTTGTCTATTTTAATTTGTAGCTAACACCTTTATACCCACTATAAACCGTTAAAAAACGACTATAAACGTTTACATCCGACTATAATCGAATTTTTTCGAAATTTACCGAAAATTTATATGCTGAAAAATACCCTAAATGGGGTATTTATTCGTTTATCGATATTTCCTCAGAAAATGTAACTTGGGGCTGGTCGCGGTTTGCCTCCGCTAAACTTTTTCGGCACGGTAAAAAAGGGTACATGTTTGCGCCTATAAGAATGGTGCATGGGGTAAGGGTGTTGTCGCTCGAGATCAAGACTGCCACGGCTCCAGCCCGCTAATCACATCCCTCGCCTCGCAGTGACGGTCTCTTAATCGCCACAAAGGCACCAAGACACGAAGAATCTTTGGGTGATGGTGCTTTTTATAACCTTGCGGAGACGTTAGATCGAGGGGAAAAGCAAAACCCCTTCAGGTTTTGCTGAAGGGGTTCGTGGGGATTGGCGATTATGTTCCGCCATCCTATATTTTAAGCTGTGCAGTGCTTATTTCCGCTGGAAATCATCTTGTACGCGGACGATGTCTTCTTCATTGGAAGGATTGGAAGGGTCGGTGTGCATCCAGATTTCGGCCACCACGCCCCAATTGTCCATGCCTACCAAACGGTGCCGCTCGCCTTTCGCCAGTTCTACGACTTCTCCTAACACCAACGGCTGCAACTCACCTTCTTCGTCAGTTGGGCTGGTCACGATGCCGCCTTCTCCGCCTACCAATTTCCAGATTTCAGCTCTTCTGTGGTGGTATTGCCAGGACAAACGTTTTTCAGGTCCTACGATCAGAATTTTCGGACTTAGTTTTTGCTTTAACTGCTCTTCCGAAAACTCCACGCTGGCAAAAAACTGCGACCTGAATTTGGCGATCTGGCTTTCCTCGATCACAAAGAAACCGCCCCAAGGTCTTTCTCGGTCCTCAGCGGCTACTTCATATCCGTTAAAATCCAACCAATCTTTGATCTGCTTAAAAATGGCTTCCTTTGAAGCGCTCTTTTCGATTTTCATATTGTTCTACGGTTTAATAGATTCGTTCGCACTTAAAATTAGGAATTGCTAAAGATTAATCCTTGGAAAAAATCTTTTTATTCGGCCTTCCCTTCATAATAAATGTCAATTTGCCACCTTTCATAATATCGGCATGCCGGATAAAGGGTTCGTGCAGCTCTTCACCGTTCAAAAGCACCTTGCTGACATACTGGTTTTTCTCTGATTGGTTTTGTGCTTCTACCGTAAATGTCTTGCCATTTTCCAGGTTAAGGGTGGCTTCTTCTACCAACGGACTGCCCAGGGCATACTCCACTGATCCTGGGGCCACCGGATAAAAACCCAAGGCACTGAACAGGTACCAAGCACTCATCTGGCCAAAGTCATCGTTTCCGCCCAGTCCATCCGCACCGGTTTGGTACATCGCCCTAAGGATCATCCTGATCTTGTCGTGGGATTTCCAAGCTTGGTCGGTCCAGTTGTAAAGGTACACCACATGGTGTGAAGGCTCGTTTCCGTGCACATAGTTGCCGATGATGCCTTCTCGGGAAATATCTTCTGTATTGGCAAAATACCTGTCCGGCAGGTCCATGCTGAACAAGGAGTCCAGATGCTCCACAAAACGATGGTCGCCGCCCATCATGTTGATCATCTCTTGGGGAGCATGGGGCACGTAAAGGCTGTAATTCCAAGCATTCCCCTCGATAAATCCTTGCCCATGGGTATCCAGCGGATCAAAGCCCTGCTTCCAGCTGCCGTCCTTGAGCTTTGGCCGCATAAACCCGGTCTGCTGATCGTAGACATTTTTGTAGTTCTCTGCTCTAGCGGCAAACTCCCGGGAAATGGATGCATTGCCTATTTTGTCCGCCATCTGCGCGATGGCCCAGTCGTCGTAAGCATATTCCAAGGTTTTGGAAACAGAAGCCCCGCTGACATCTTCCGGCACATAGCCCTTTTCCATATAAGCTCCGATGCCGTCAAAATAAGCTGTCTGGGCCGTGGTCACGGCTGCATCCAGCGCATGGGCCAAATCAGCAGTCACCGTTTCTTTCACCACGGCATCTGCAATCACCGAAGCACTATGGTAGCCGATCATGCACCAGTTTTCATTGGCATAATGCGACCATATCGGCAGCATCGGATGGACACTCTGATCGTAATGGGCCAACATGGATTTTACCATGTCCCTGTTCCGGGCAGGCTGCAGGACATTGAACAGCGGATGTAAGGCCCGGTAGGTATCCCAAAGGGAAAAACTGGTATAATTGGTGAAGCCTTCTGCCTGATGGATATTCATGTCCAAGCCACGATATCGCCCGTCCACGTCTCCATAAACCGTCGGCCCCAAAAAGGCATGGTACATGGCCGTGTAGAAATTCACCTTGTCGCTTTCCTGGATGGTTTTTACCTGAACTTTATGCAGTTCCTTGTTCCAGCTGTCCACACCTGCTTGGTGAATGGCATCAAAATCCCATCCCGGTGTTTCGGCTTGCATGTTTTTGATGGCACCGGCCGTACTTACGGGTGAAATGGCCATTTTGGCGATCAGCTGCTCGCCGTCCTCCAAGTCAAAATCAAAATAGGCACGGATCTTCCTACCGGCAATTTCTGGGAAATTTTCGGATTCGTTAAACCGGCCCCAAAAGCCTCGATAGGCTTGCTTTTCATCATATTTGCGGTTGCCGTATTGCTTGATCGGCTTGTCAAAGGAAAGGGCAAAAAACACTTTCCGCGTCCGCGCCCAGCCGGTGGTTTCGCGAAAACCTGTCACCAGCGTGTCATTCTCCTCCCGCATAAAGGTCCAGACATTTTTGTCGTCATAATTGTAAATTCCTGCCATCAGGTCCAAAATCACATGGGCATCCTCTCCCTGGGCAAATGTATAGCGGTGTACGCCTACCCTGGTGGTGGCGGTCAGCTCCACGTCGATGTCATAATCATCCAGCGTTACCTGATAATACGCTGGAGCGGCATGTTCACGATCATGGGAAAACCGGGACCGATAGCCCGAATCAGGGTCGGCTTCGGTGCCGGGATTGAGCTGTAAAGGCCCACTGGTCGGCATCATGAGAAAATCCCCCAAGTCGGAATGTCCCGTGCCACTGAAATGGGTATGGCTAAAACCGACGATGGTGGCATCATCATATTGATAACCGGCACAGTAGCGGTATACCTCCGGATTATAGCGGCCGTTTACCTCGTAGGGAATCGTATCGGTATCCGGACTCAGCTGCACACTGCCAAAGGGAACCGTAGCCCCCGGATAGGTGTGCCCCATTTTAGCGGTACCAATCATGGGATCCACGTATTGGGAAAGGTCTTCTTGGGCTTGGGTGCCCCAAGCTAAAAAGCCCATTAGACTCGTTAATAGTATCTTTTTCATTGGGTTTGCTATTCTTTAGTAATCAAAAACACTACAAAATTTATCATTATGTAAGTAAAAAGGATAAACCATTCCTCTCCGAGCTAGTCGCTTCATTTATCCATCACGGGGATTGCAAATCCCCTCTCACGAATTCCTGATTTCAAACCAGGAACAGTCTGATAAGGGTCCATGAGCGTAGCCGAAGGGCCCCTATCGGGAATCACCCCCTAGAATTTGCAAATGCTGATGGACAGCATAATGGAGTCAGAGACTCCAAGCTAGCCAGTGCTGGGGCAGAGACCCAGCACCACCCGGTAATCTAAAACACTGCAAAATTTATCATAACCTACGTCAGAGGTAGCTAGTAGCTAGTATCAAGTAGCTAGACTTAAGACTCAAGACTCAAGACTCACCCCTCCTCTACCCGATATCCTTTCATACCGTAAAAAACAATATACAGATAACAGGCCAAAGGAACCAAAAACGAAAGCTGCACACTCCCGCTGATGTCCGCCAATAGGCCCTGCAGCAGCGGTACAATGGCGCCGCCAACAATCGCCATGACGAGCAGTGAAGATGCTTGTGCCGTGTATTTGCCAAGGCCCTTAATGGCCAGGGAAAAGATGGTCGGAAACATGATGGAGTTAAACAAGCCCAAGGCTACAATGGACCATAACGCCAACTGTCCCGATGTCAGCAGGCCGATAACCAATAAGCCTATGCCTGTAATGCCAAAGAGCCATAAGGTCCGGTTGGGGATAAATTGTCCGATGATGATCACGACAATATTCAGTCCGATGAACGCCAAGGCATAAAGAGCCATCTCTCCCCCGTACACATAATAGATGGTCACATATGATATCGCTGTAATCGCTCCTATAATGAGAAAACGATTCAAATTGTGCTTAAAATCCGCCAAGGCTACTGCTCCGAAGAACCGCCCTACCATGGCTCCTCCCCAGAAGAGCGCCAGGTAATGGCTGGCCTCTGCTTCATCCAGCCCTGCAATTTCCGGCAGCCGGGCGAAGTTGATCAAATTACTTCCCACGGTGACTTCTCCACCGACATAGGCGAATATAGCTCCGATTCCAAGCATCAAATGTCGATGCTTCAAGGCTCCGCTATCCGAGATGATCACTCCTTGCGAGCCTATTTCCGGTAATTTAAACAGCTTGAAAATTAA comes from Echinicola vietnamensis DSM 17526 and encodes:
- a CDS encoding GH92 family glycosyl hydrolase; its protein translation is MKKILLTSLMGFLAWGTQAQEDLSQYVDPMIGTAKMGHTYPGATVPFGSVQLSPDTDTIPYEVNGRYNPEVYRYCAGYQYDDATIVGFSHTHFSGTGHSDLGDFLMMPTSGPLQLNPGTEADPDSGYRSRFSHDREHAAPAYYQVTLDDYDIDVELTATTRVGVHRYTFAQGEDAHVILDLMAGIYNYDDKNVWTFMREENDTLVTGFRETTGWARTRKVFFALSFDKPIKQYGNRKYDEKQAYRGFWGRFNESENFPEIAGRKIRAYFDFDLEDGEQLIAKMAISPVSTAGAIKNMQAETPGWDFDAIHQAGVDSWNKELHKVQVKTIQESDKVNFYTAMYHAFLGPTVYGDVDGRYRGLDMNIHQAEGFTNYTSFSLWDTYRALHPLFNVLQPARNRDMVKSMLAHYDQSVHPMLPIWSHYANENWCMIGYHSASVIADAVVKETVTADLAHALDAAVTTAQTAYFDGIGAYMEKGYVPEDVSGASVSKTLEYAYDDWAIAQMADKIGNASISREFAARAENYKNVYDQQTGFMRPKLKDGSWKQGFDPLDTHGQGFIEGNAWNYSLYVPHAPQEMINMMGGDHRFVEHLDSLFSMDLPDRYFANTEDISREGIIGNYVHGNEPSHHVVYLYNWTDQAWKSHDKIRMILRAMYQTGADGLGGNDDFGQMSAWYLFSALGFYPVAPGSVEYALGSPLVEEATLNLENGKTFTVEAQNQSEKNQYVSKVLLNGEELHEPFIRHADIMKGGKLTFIMKGRPNKKIFSKD
- a CDS encoding sugar MFS transporter translates to MASVTISKETEDNNVEFDSGQQYLGPLFLVTMLFFMWGFITCMNDILIPHLQQVFTLQNWQAMLIQTAFFGAYFFISLGYYLISITKGDPIGRIGYKNGIILGLVISAVGCLFFYPAASLVSFGFFLFALFVLASGITILQIAANPYVTILGKPSGASSRLNMTQAFNSLGTTIAPLIGGYLIFGAIGDVDISADSVKMPYVALALTLLLIALIFKLFKLPEIGSQGVIISDSGALKHRHLMLGIGAIFAYVGGEVTVGSNLINFARLPEIAGLDEAEASHYLALFWGGAMVGRFFGAVALADFKHNLNRFLIIGAITAISYVTIYYVYGGEMALYALAFIGLNIVVIIIGQFIPNRTLWLFGITGIGLLVIGLLTSGQLALWSIVALGLFNSIMFPTIFSLAIKGLGKYTAQASSLLVMAIVGGAIVPLLQGLLADISGSVQLSFLVPLACYLYIVFYGMKGYRVEEG